The DNA region AATTAAAAGAAGAAACTGGATACGTAGGAGAAATTATCTCTATTAGCCCTCCTTTAAAATCAAACCCAGGGCTGACTGATGAAACAGTTAGAATAGCTACCGTTCTAATTGATGAAAATATAAAAGAAAATATTAAACCTAGACAGGAACTTGAACCATCTGAAGAAATCGAGGTAATATTAATAAAAAAAGAGGAAATTAGAAAATTTATTGAAGGTCAAATAGAAATTGGAACAGATATAGGTGTCGGAATTTGGTATACTTTCAATTTGTTAAACTTATTCTAGTAACAAATTTTTTATACTCTTAAAAATATATTTACTTGGTGTTCAATATGAAAATTGAATATTTGGGCCACTCGGCTTTTAGAATAACGGGTTCAAAAACTATAATAGTTGATCCTTTTCTAAATAAAAATCCGAGAGCTTGTTTAAAAGCAAGCGATATTAGAAATGCAGATATTGTTTTAGCAACTCACGGTCACGGAGACCACCTTGGGGATTCCATAGAGATATGTAAGAATACTGGTGCAGTATTTGTAGCTATACATGAAATAACGCTTTATGCTCAAGAAAATGGGATTACAAAGACTGAAGGAATGAACATGGGGGGCACTATTGAAATCGAGGGTATAAAAATAACTGCAGTAAGAGCAGATCATTCCAGCTGTATTAATGTAACAGATAAAGGAGGATATTCTGGAGGCAATCCCATTGGTTTTGTCGTAAGGGATGGAAATAAAGCATTCTACCATGCAGGAGATACGGGACTTTTTAAAGATATGAAGATAATTGGTGAGCTTTACAAACCTGACGTTTCCCTACTTCCAATAGGATCTAGATACACTATGGGGCCAATAGAAGCTGCTTATGCAGCCAAATATTTAAAATCAAAGATTATTGTTCCAATGCATTATAATACAACACCTCTAATAAGACAAAATCCTAGTGAACTGAAGATGCTTGTTAAAGAGCTTGAATTAGATGCAGAGGTGAAGATATTAGAACCCGGGGACTACTTTGAAATTTAAAGATAAATTATTT from Methanofastidiosum sp. includes:
- a CDS encoding NUDIX hydrolase codes for the protein MKKIYEKILYEGNWLQLKETLYNNNGNEVKWETVDRKTSKITVVIVAKLIPSEKYILIKQYRISINNYIIGFPAGVSEGKELESDIKKELKEETGYVGEIISISPPLKSNPGLTDETVRIATVLIDENIKENIKPRQELEPSEEIEVILIKKEEIRKFIEGQIEIGTDIGVGIWYTFNLLNLF
- a CDS encoding metal-dependent hydrolase, coding for MKIEYLGHSAFRITGSKTIIVDPFLNKNPRACLKASDIRNADIVLATHGHGDHLGDSIEICKNTGAVFVAIHEITLYAQENGITKTEGMNMGGTIEIEGIKITAVRADHSSCINVTDKGGYSGGNPIGFVVRDGNKAFYHAGDTGLFKDMKIIGELYKPDVSLLPIGSRYTMGPIEAAYAAKYLKSKIIVPMHYNTTPLIRQNPSELKMLVKELELDAEVKILEPGDYFEI